The following coding sequences lie in one Oncorhynchus nerka isolate Pitt River linkage group LG14, Oner_Uvic_2.0, whole genome shotgun sequence genomic window:
- the LOC115141863 gene encoding LOW QUALITY PROTEIN: uncharacterized protein LOC115141863 (The sequence of the model RefSeq protein was modified relative to this genomic sequence to represent the inferred CDS: deleted 2 bases in 1 codon), whose translation MIDLSHLTEEEQSMIMTVLKRDEELKKAEEERIKQLQKTSAPVESRLKYLTGEWFYEAKSLRHRDKIHGSEIILASMKQRKAGSLDGSLSRPRAVSGKVSDITPPPKPARLLVAPTRPQENSESPSASDAEKERLNSVVRSPGRPRHNPFNRASLILEVEKTEKQLSNGNQEAEKASETEPLSPLKIHMTADSTSHNSAGSATSEGSSLGFRPVPKKRTFLSRRSQSSLTGSDVSVPGQQGHVAGSKVTAPAPQGSLQHVSSWGSNQSSQGALDVQLEKSTPSSICELQNIATPVSPSSQQLNILSHLSHKPLKDLTLVSTNTELEREKEAHEREKRAEEPSDNSVRTPSLLRETESSKVPLRPLSEPKPLRLLELRPATHSDNYRHTDKSYTGGQKSSDGLIQREFVCMGPPQSRERSDGPFSEPLSIPLSPSSELTAPTHHQPAQHAAFQLIEMQDKEMIRTCNMGTAIRQEDDSLPPSTVEQWMHHELKNPGDKPDKHVRKKLLGHKPASKLAPRSPQSTGEEGDSISKVLEWFSRSTDSNDWLETESDQPDMEEDVIGPAKTDTDDRPTFESRSQQTEGKAPEMKRKLLHVDPSLHIQSIGEGVSVCLTPDVEDGSQSESSVNQPPDQSPLNTERSYQPKRRMSEAERLRAAYRKEFKQVMLDREDNVIYRQEDVKKVSGPPAKATGPQVTTQEVKEKEEVQDENQPPKISHLKSFWEKGNTGPKILISRSITDKGQQQMEKEREPADKSHRTVPGPESYSVEGSSRKNLGDRKEGERLSLDTQQNSASQDVRSVQPSVSPYKQEVYTPKQSVVIAPSIEICTLPTLDVSYTHGAQSEEDDLTLTEEDLRRSPMTVGRRSSEAEIVFLTRLHPQPDTVSQSRLSPEPQRFSPSTLSPQPELLLQPTVNPQPVKLSPAIPKPQPDMPFSPNPLPELHFQPVTSPDSKKFHQSRHKVEKKVNSFPQKLSRAMSMKKQRRNEMKGDFVQSCVSSKKQDHTITDKGNSPHTLKQVPPRQDSKADKIKQLKCFWEQEKNRPIFYTGKSKEAGDSSLTQIPSSAPGKLNKRFTKSEFDLRSICNESDSDHKGDSNLSSDRKRQNFTVFTMNQRLEKSSPGLGANRSQFKNLRNFWGEATSNSRGPISSDEPKSLKKKEPMDAQNSMLELKQCVDPDFYSKSSPGRSQKVSARPPLDESRLKKTSSPSSPSRPPYLVRGNKDREHQSRSKSIGAGSGAMIDTKVHQSKSRSVAVGSGAMIDTKANFSPQITVESELQRAPGVSRSSEEDFSKEEKALKPQSTAGKESWSHKARKDSFGNSSGSGRASSLRRATSMFTLDMNEEQDQTSLLYPKKTLDISPFQAKRTQGRRQSADKQALLGSRRSSKSSDESESLTPRARAFVPRDYRHYLGITEKTSVHTALALAGKEQKEAEGPPGAELDLSGGLVRSSTLVGSEERYSRRNSKITQRPLALWSSQGSTDTGRESSFSASERASSSTSETWSNSRISSNRDNYDEDQDHVQKALKRAQARPRNLAKSLEDITASMPPRQDRRLAPLDDIRRSSDASTLPSASSSLYSDTEHLKKMSKSVPSFLQNESDGRDTDSASEDSYHGGRQNTGRSMTKLSSSSGMASVSSLSGSVMTMYSGDYGGVEVQGSIQFSINYVQKLREFHIFVAQCQDLAADDPKRGRSDPYVKSYLVPDKANLGKRKTSVKKKTVNPIFNELLRYRLRMEYLRTQTLVLSVWHHDTFGRNSFLGEVDVDLSKWDFNHTQMNYLALKSRPMSSLQPSDDRGEMKLAIRFLPQVSHSIGKDPPSNKGEVHIWVKDCKNLPLIRGATIDPYVKCFVLPDTSRKSRQKTRVLRRTVEPVFNHTMVYDGFRQEDLKDACVELTVWDRDKLASNFLGGLRLGPGTGRSYGAVVNWMDSNADEVALWERMMTSPNEWVEDVLPLRMLTTAKTVLK comes from the exons GCAGCTGCAGAAAACCAGCGCCCCAGTGGAGAGCAGGCTCAAGTATCTGACAGGAGAGTGGTTTTACGAGGCCAAGTCTCTGAGACACAGGGATAAGATCCATGGCTCCGAAATCATCCTGGCCTCCATGAAGCAGAGGAAAGCAGGTTCTTTAG atgggtctctgtccagacccagagcAGTCAGCGGTAAAGTCTCAGACATCACCCCCCCTCCAAAACCTGCCAGGCTCCTGGTGGCACCAACACGGCCCCAAGAGAACAG CGAAAGCCCCAGTGCATCAGATGCAGAAAAAGAGAGACTAAATTCAGTGGTGCGCTCCCCGGGAAGG CCAAGGCACAATCCTTTTAATCGAGCATCCCTTATTCTGGAAGTAGAAAAGACAGAAAAACAGTTATCCAATGGAAATCAAGAGGCTGAGAAAGCATCTGAAACGG AGCCCTTATCTCCCCTGAAGATTCACATGACAGCAGACTCCACCAGTCACAACTCAGCAGGGTCTGCCACCTCCGAAGGGTCCTCTCTAGGATTTAGGCCTGTGCCCAAGAAGAGAACCTTCCTCTCCCGGCGCTCTCAGAGCTCTCTTACAGGCAGTGATGTCTCCGTTCCTGGGCAGCAAGGTCATGTAGCTGGGTCAAAGGTTACCGCCCCTGCCCCTCAGGGAAGTCTCCAACATGTCTCTAGCTGGGGCTCCAACCAGTCCAGCCAGGGGGCATTGGATGTTCAGTTAGAGAAAAGTACTCCATCTTCCATCTGTGAGTTACAGAACATTGCAACTCCAGTTTCTCCCTCTAGTCAGCAACTGAACATTTTGAGTCACCTCTCCCATAAGCCACTGAAGGATTTAACCCTAGTCTCCACCAATactgagctggagagagagaaagaggcccatgagagagagaagagagcagaggagccCTCAGATAACTCAGTGAGGACCCCCTCTCTTCTTAGGGAAACTGAGAGTTCCAAAGTTCCATTGAGGCCCCTGAGTGAGCCAAAGCCTCTCAGACTGTTGGAGCTTAGACCAGCCACACACTCTGAtaattacagacacacagataaaTCCTACACAGGTGGTCAGAAGAGTAGCGATGGTCTCATCCAGAGAGAGTTCGTCTGTATGGGTCCTCctcagagcagagagaggtctgatggtccATTTTCAGAACCTCTGTCCATACCACTCTCTCCGAGTTCAGAACTAACAGCCCCTACTCACCACCAGCCTGCTCAGCATGCAGCCTTTCAACTCATTGAGATGCAGGACAAGGAGATGATAAGAACCTGCAATATGGGCACTGCAATCAGACAGGAGGACGATAGTCTGCCTCCAAGCACTGTAG AACAATGGATGCATCATGAACTCAAAAACCCTGGGGATAAGCCTGATAAGCATGTTCGTAAAAAACTATTAGGGCACAAACCTGCCTCTAAATTAGCCCCCCGTAGTCCCCAATCCACAGGGGAAGAGGGCGACTCCATATCTAAAGTCTTAGAGTGGTTCAGCCGCAGCACCGACAGCAATGACTGGCTGGAGACTGAAAGTGATCAACCAGACATGGAGGAAGATGTGATTGGCCCTGCGAAAACAGATACAGATGATCGGCCTACCTTTGAGAGCAGGTCTCAGCAGACGGAGGGGAAAGCTCCAGAGATGAAGAGAAAACTTCTACATGTTGACCCCAGCCTGCATATACAAAGTATTGGAGAAGGAGTGTCAGTGTGTTTAACACCAGATGTAGAGGATGGATCTCAGTCTGAATCCTCTGTGAATCAACCTCCTGACCAGTCACCTCTGAATACAGAAAGATCATACCAGCCCAAGAGACGCATGTCTgaggctgagaggctgagagCAGCATATAGGAAGGAGTTCAAGCAAGTGATGTTAGATAGAGAAGACAATGTGATATATAGGCAAGAGGATGTGAAGAAGGTCAGTGGCCCACCAGCCAAAGCTACTGGACCACAGGTCACAACACAGGAAGTcaaagagaaggaggaggtcCAAGATGAGAACCAACCACCCAAAATCTCCCACCTGAAGTCCTTCTGGGAGAAGGGCAACACCGGGCCCAAGATACTCATCAGCAGATCAATCACTGACAAAGGACAGCAacaaatggagaaagagagagaaccagcAGATAAGTCTCATAGAACTGTTCCTGGCCCAGAGTCATACAGTGTGGAGGGGTCGTCCAGGAAGAACCTCGGGGATAGAAAAGAGGGTGAACGGTTAAGCCTAGATACTCAACAAAACTCTGCTAGTCAAGATGTGAGAAGTGTTCAGCCGAGTGTTAGCCCTTACAAACAGGAGGTATACACACCCAAACAGAGTGTTGTTATTGCTCCCTCTATAGAGATATGTACACTGCCAACCTTGGATGTTAGCTACACTCATGGGGCTCAAAGTGAAGAGGACGATTTGACATTAACAGAAGAAGATCTCAGAAGATCCCCAATGACAGTAGGCAGAAGAAGCTCAGAGGCAGAAATAGTCTTCCTAACTAGACTCCATCCTCAGCCTGACACGGTGTCCCAGTCCAGACTCAGTCCAGAACCTCAGAGATTCTCCCCATCCACACTTAGTCCTCAGCCTGAACTGCTCCTTCAGCCCACAGTTAACCCCCAGCCTGTGAAGCTCTCACCTGCCATACCAAAACCCCAACCTGACATGCCGTTCAGTCCCAATCCACTGCCTGAACTACACTTCCAGCCTGTAACCAGCCCAGACTCTAAGAAGTTCCATCAGTCTAGACACAAGGTTGAAAAAAAGGTGAACAGTTTTCCCCAAAAACTCAGCAGAGCTATGTCAATGAAGAAGCAAAGGAGG AACGAAATGAAAGGAGATTTTGTGCAGTCATGTGTGTCCAGTAAAAAACAAGACCACACCATTACAGATAAAGGAAATAGCCCAcacactctgaagcaggttcccCCTCGGCAGGATAGCAAGGCAGACAAGATAAAGCAGCTCAAGTGCTTCTgggagcaggagaagaacagGCCTATATTTTATACAGGTAAATCAAAAGAAGCAGGGGACTCCAGCTTGACTCAAATTCCATCATCGGCCCCAGGAAAGCTGAATAAAAGGTTTACCAAGTCTGAGTTTGACCTGAGGTCAATCTGCAACGAATCAGACAGTGACCACAAAGGCGATTCCAACCTTTCCTCTGACAGAAAAAGACAGAATTTCACAGTCTTCACAATGAATCAAAGGCTGGAGAAGTCGTCCCCAGGTCTTGGAGCAAACCGCTCGCAGTTTAAGAATCTTCGTAACTTCTGGGGTGAGGCCACTTCGAATAGCAGAGGGCCGATCTCTTCTGACGAACCCAAAAGCCTCAAAAAGAAGGAGCCAATGGATGCCCAGAACTCAATGCTTGAGTTAAAGCAATGTGTTGACCCTGATTTCTATAGCAAATCTTCCCCCGGCCGGTCACAAAAGGTCAGTGCAAGACCACCTTTGGATGAGAGCCGGCTTAAGAAAACATCTTCACCTTCTTCTCCATCTCGCCCTCCATATTTAGTCAGGGGGAACAAAGACAGAGAGCACCAGTCGAGATCTAAATCGATTGGAGCGGGTTCAGGAGCTATGATTGACACTAAAGTGCACCAGTCAAAGTCTAGATCAGTTGCGGTGGGATCAGGAGCTATGATTGACACTAAAGCCAACTTCTCACCTCAAATCACCGTAGAGTCAGAGCTGCAAAGAGCCCCTGGTGTATCAAGGAGCTCAGAAGAGGACTTCAGCAAAGAGGAAAAGGCCCTGAAGCCCCAAAGCACCGCAGGAAAGGAATCTTGGTCTCACAAAGCTAGAAAAGACAGTTTTGGAAACTCAAGTGGAAGTGGACGTGCAAGTTCCCTTCGGCGTGCCACCAGTATGTTCACATTAGACATGAATGAGGAACAGGATCAAACTTCTCTGTTGTACCCTAAAAAGACACTAGATATTAGTCCTTTTCAAGCTAAAAGGACACAGGGTAGACGACAGAGTGCTGACAAGCAAGCACTTCTTGGTTCAAGGCGGTCCTCAAAATCATCAGACGAGTCTGAATCTCTGACACCTCGCGCTCGGGCCTTTGTTCCCAGAGACTACCGCCATTACCTGGggatcacagagaagaccagCGTCCACACTGCTCTTGCCCTGGCAGGGAAGGAGCAGAAGGAGGCAGAAGGCCCGCCTGGGGCTGAACTTGACCTGAGTGGTGGGCTTGTCAGATCCAGCACCCTAGTGGGCTCAGAGGAGCGCTACAGCAGGAGGAATAGCAAGATAACCCAGCGCCCCCTGGCCCTCTGGTCAAGCCAGGGCAGCACTGACACAGGACGTGAGTCATCATTCAGTGCGTCTGAGAGAGCATCGAGCAGCACATCTGAAACTTGGTCTAACTCCAGGATCAGTTCAAACC GTGACAATTATGATGAGGATCAGGACCATGTACAGAAGGCATTGAAGAGAGCTCAGGCCCGCCCACGAAATCTGGCCAAAAGTCTTGAGGACATCACAGCATCCATGCCACCAC GACAAGATAGAAGGCTGGCTCCTCTTGATGACATCAGGCGAAGCAGTGATG CATCTACCCTCCCCTCTGCCTCCTCATCCCTCTACTCTGACACTGAGCATTTGAAGAAGATGAGCAAGTCTGTTCCCTCGTTCCTGCAAAATGAG AGCGATGGCAGAGACACTGACTCCGCCTCTGAGGACAGTTACCATGGTGGCAGGCAGAACACGGGCAGATCTATGACTAAACTCAGCAGCTCCTCTGGCATGGCATCTGTGTCCTCT ctgaGTGGCAGTGTGATGACAATGTACAGTGGCGactatggaggtgtggaggtgcaGGGGAGCATCCAGTTTTCCATCAATTATGTCCAGAAGCTCAGGGAGTTCCACATCTTTGTGGCTCAGTGCCAAGATCTGGCGGCCGACGACCCCAAGAGGGGCCGCTCTGACCC GTATGTTAAAAGTTACCTGGTGCCTGACAAAGCCAATCTAGGGAAGAGGAAAACGTCTGTGAAGAAGAAGACTGTCAACCCCATTTTCAACGAGCTCCTCAGA TATCGGCTTCGTATGGAGTACCTCCGAACTCAGACCCTCGTTCTCTCCGTCTGGCACCATGACACCTTTGGCAGGAACAGTTTTCTGGGCGAAGTGGATGTGGACCTGTCCAAATGGGACTTTAATCACACCCAGATGAACTACTTAGCTCTGAAATCCagg CCCATGTCCAGTCTGCAGCCCTCAGATGACAGAGGGGAGATGAAACTGGCCATACGCTTCCTGCCTCAGGTCTCCCACA GCATAGGCAAGGACCCCCCCTCTAACAAAGGTGAGGTTCACATTTGGGTGAAAGACTGCAAGAACCTTCCCCTCATCAGAGGGGCCACCATCGACCCATATGTCAAGTG CTTCGTGCTCCCAGATACGAGCAGAAAGAGTCGTCAGAAGACACGGGTGCTGAGGAGGACGGTGGAGCCGGTGTTTAACCACACCATGGTGTACGACGGCTTCAGACAGGAAGACCTGAAAGACGCTTGCGTGGAGCTAACCGTGTGGGACCGTGACAAGTTGGCTAGTAACTTCCTGGGGGGTCTAAGACTGGGGCCTGGCACAG GCAGAAGTTATGGGGCGGTGGTGAATTGGATGGACTCGAATGCTGACGAGGTAGCTCTATGGGAACGAATGATGACCTCTCCAAACGAATGGGTGGAGGATGTGCTGCCACTGAGAATGCTGACCACAGCAAAGACTGTGCTAAAATGA